Proteins found in one Methanobrevibacter sp. genomic segment:
- a CDS encoding NAD(+)/NADH kinase: MIMNIFINADGYKEIALKTEYELIGYSDELDIDVVDDIDKADIIFSIGGDGTFLKTARLSDLPIIGINTGTLGYLTEINPCDLKSALKDILDGNYYIEERMMLEGEVIKSDGEIIKIPESLNEIAISKNISGVVRFDAIVNEKLINSYTADGILVCTPTGSTAYNLSCGGPIVDPTAEIITLTPIAPHTIINRSIILSDDSTVEIKITELRENTSSYVLYDGIAIEVFSGDAIKIKKSDKVTKIIKLEDRSFIDTIRENIS; this comes from the coding sequence ATGATTATGAATATATTCATTAATGCCGATGGCTACAAGGAAATTGCTTTAAAAACAGAATATGAACTGATTGGATATTCTGATGAATTAGATATTGATGTCGTTGATGATATTGATAAAGCAGATATCATTTTTTCAATTGGTGGGGATGGAACATTTTTAAAAACAGCCCGTTTATCTGATTTGCCGATTATTGGGATAAACACAGGAACTTTAGGTTATCTTACAGAAATCAACCCATGTGACTTGAAGTCTGCACTAAAAGACATTTTGGACGGAAATTATTATATTGAAGAGAGAATGATGCTTGAAGGTGAAGTCATTAAATCTGATGGAGAGATAATTAAAATACCTGAATCACTTAATGAGATTGCAATTTCCAAAAACATTTCCGGTGTCGTTAGGTTCGATGCAATTGTTAACGAAAAATTGATTAATTCATATACTGCAGACGGCATATTAGTCTGCACTCCAACAGGCTCTACAGCCTATAATCTGTCATGCGGAGGACCTATTGTAGATCCAACAGCTGAAATCATCACATTAACACCGATTGCTCCACATACAATTATAAACAGAAGCATAATTCTTTCTGACGACTCCACGGTTGAGATTAAAATAACAGAATTAAGAGAAAATACTTCATCTTACGTATTGTACGACGGTATCGCAATAGAAGTATTCAGCGGTGATGCAATAAAGATTAAAAAATCTGATAAAGTTACAAAAATAATAAAACTTGAAGACAGAAGCTTCATCGACACTATACGTGAAAACATCAGTTAA
- a CDS encoding isoprenylcysteine carboxylmethyltransferase family protein: MVKNNNHLPLYGVGPILIAPLIATAILGLILTNYKIIPKIEINILNSLITIFGILLIVIGIAVWIFSAKSDIDENIKSNKLKTDGIYGIIRHPIYAAFLYASTGLVLMSTNIYLFILPVLYWIFLSVSLKNTEEKWLTDMYGNDYILYSKKVNRFIPKVI; the protein is encoded by the coding sequence ATGGTAAAAAATAATAATCATTTGCCTTTATATGGTGTTGGACCAATTTTGATTGCGCCACTGATTGCAACAGCAATATTGGGATTGATATTAACAAACTATAAGATAATTCCAAAAATCGAAATAAACATATTAAACTCATTAATTACAATTTTTGGGATATTGTTGATTGTAATTGGTATAGCAGTTTGGATATTTTCAGCAAAATCAGATATTGATGAAAATATAAAATCAAATAAACTTAAAACAGACGGAATATATGGAATTATAAGACATCCCATATATGCTGCATTTTTGTATGCATCTACAGGATTAGTCTTAATGTCCACAAATATCTACTTGTTTATCTTACCTGTCTTATATTGGATATTTTTATCAGTATCTCTTAAAAACACTGAAGAAAAATGGTTAACTGACATGTATGGTAATGATTATATATTGTATTCTAAAAAAGTAAACAGATTCATCCCTAAGGTGATATGA
- a CDS encoding flavodoxin family protein: MKIIALQASPRKGGNCDVLMDEMIKGIEENGGEVVKYYLEDEEIAPCKACMYCAEHPECIRGDDGNKIIADLIAADGVIFATPIYYGQMTAQGKLIIDRFYKIGKNVEESLSGKAALIFTENQPEGTYEQYIELTKFSPFTFVGYDVLGHVDAGSAGPAGIVAEEQKDKLKEAYELGLKF, encoded by the coding sequence ATGAAAATTATAGCACTTCAAGCAAGTCCTCGTAAAGGCGGAAATTGTGACGTATTAATGGATGAAATGATAAAAGGTATTGAAGAAAACGGCGGAGAAGTTGTAAAATACTACCTTGAAGATGAAGAAATTGCACCATGTAAAGCATGCATGTACTGTGCAGAACACCCTGAATGTATCCGTGGAGATGACGGAAACAAAATAATTGCTGATTTGATTGCAGCTGACGGAGTAATATTTGCAACACCTATTTATTATGGTCAGATGACCGCTCAAGGCAAATTAATCATTGACCGTTTCTACAAAATCGGTAAAAACGTAGAGGAAAGTTTATCAGGTAAAGCTGCATTAATATTCACTGAAAACCAGCCTGAAGGAACATATGAACAATACATTGAACTTACAAAATTCTCACCGTTCACATTTGTAGGTTATGATGTACTCGGCCATGTTGATGCAGGTTCAGCAGGTCCTGCAGGTATCGTTGCTGAAGAGCAAAAAGACAAACTGAAAGAAGCTTACGAATTAGGATTAAAATTTTAA
- a CDS encoding GNAT family N-acetyltransferase: MDYLIRENNIQKIFLSENDIDVIDTLKTYYGYIYDSILEEGFILKYGKCNLFKELIFENKVVGFCSYDHSREFITAALNNIYILPEFRGKGIFLKELEKTMLEHNKPSIMEPTRLVVEILIKYGFASKISDNIVASAIEFVVPGNHVLSNQEYGDDELSTHYYDLSICSCIHILDFTKRHIAYSAPLNYDIIHFDDIGEVDDDYVDDLMEFYQSNDVRLMETILKLEDNLPIKNYTLEDVIGDEDNFSFYIESLIDDAHITHAKALEIKQQIIEEYEAGMILNESLLIRLAYLFNENSAPTITSHVETCPYCSMPIDDHDKYCHFCGINLDYDAHEMQNSLFDAIDTGRSDFDEDIRFIAYKFLKLIEEKIELEYSIFTIENTYNIGWDVLRSFLTKNNYFSDDKITSEGYDFLNNHPLHFWEKYHMDIVDYTDFENYFYQHLDLNPLEICLNYLKKFSDEEFVSEIIDEINNDLK, translated from the coding sequence ATGGACTACTTAATAAGAGAAAATAACATTCAAAAGATTTTTCTAAGTGAAAATGACATTGATGTTATTGATACATTAAAGACATATTACGGCTACATTTATGATTCTATCCTTGAAGAAGGTTTCATATTAAAATATGGGAAATGTAATCTGTTTAAGGAATTGATTTTTGAAAATAAAGTTGTCGGTTTCTGTTCATATGACCATTCAAGGGAATTCATCACAGCAGCATTAAATAATATTTACATCCTTCCAGAATTCAGAGGAAAAGGGATATTCTTAAAGGAACTTGAAAAGACAATGCTTGAGCACAACAAGCCTAGCATCATGGAGCCTACACGACTGGTAGTGGAAATACTAATCAAATACGGATTTGCTTCTAAAATCAGTGACAATATTGTTGCAAGCGCAATTGAATTCGTTGTTCCTGGAAATCATGTCCTTTCCAATCAGGAATATGGCGACGATGAGCTGTCCACACATTATTATGACTTAAGCATCTGCAGCTGTATTCACATTCTGGACTTTACTAAAAGACACATTGCATATAGTGCTCCTCTAAACTATGACATTATTCATTTTGATGATATTGGTGAAGTTGATGATGATTATGTAGATGATTTGATGGAATTTTATCAGAGTAATGATGTCAGGCTAATGGAAACAATCTTAAAGTTGGAGGACAATCTTCCGATTAAAAACTATACTCTTGAGGATGTAATCGGTGATGAGGATAATTTCTCATTTTATATTGAATCACTGATTGATGATGCCCATATCACTCATGCCAAGGCTTTGGAAATCAAACAGCAGATTATTGAAGAGTATGAGGCAGGAATGATTCTAAATGAATCATTATTGATCAGATTGGCTTATCTTTTCAATGAAAATTCTGCTCCGACTATCACATCTCATGTTGAGACATGTCCTTACTGCAGCATGCCGATTGATGACCATGATAAGTACTGTCATTTCTGTGGCATTAACCTTGATTATGATGCTCATGAAATGCAGAACAGCCTGTTTGACGCTATTGATACTGGCAGAAGTGATTTTGATGAAGACATCAGATTCATTGCATATAAGTTTCTTAAACTGATTGAAGAAAAAATTGAACTTGAATACTCAATTTTTACTATTGAAAATACATATAATATTGGCTGGGATGTTTTAAGAAGTTTTCTTACAAAAAACAATTATTTTTCAGATGATAAGATAACTTCTGAAGGCTATGATTTTTTAAATAATCATCCTCTACATTTCTGGGAGAAGTATCATATGGACATTGTTGATTACACTGATTTTGAGAATTACTTTTACCAGCATTTAGATTTAAATCCACTGGAAATTTGTTTGAATTATTTAAAAAAATTCTCTGATGAGGAGTTTGTTTCGGAGATAATTGATGAAATTAACAATGATTTAAAATGA
- a CDS encoding Na+/H+ antiporter NhaC family protein, producing the protein MNDKMKLGLIAAVSIIALFVLSLWISTTPADADNSVRFGILTLLPPLIAIALAFITKETILSLFIGVFVGEFMLCANDLNIISTAINAFLQMGSQIISCMADPWNAGIILQCLLIGGIIQLVTKMGGAKALADAFAKRADTPRKAQLFTWFLGLCVFFDDYANSLIVGPIMRPVMDKLKVSREKLAFVVDATAAPVAGIAIISTWIGLEISLIAAGFESVGVTNVTGFGIFLQTIPYRFYNIFILLFIVISAITLYEFGPMKKAEQNARARKEDEEIIVPEAPGFDEVKPVEGIKLSVWNAIIPIGTLIVGALIAFYWSGYTTILGGEDQALITLMKTAPLSFDGIFQALSQSDASVALFQAALLASIVAIVMAVGEKILTIEDAISEWIGGMKTIVITGVILLLAWSLGGVIGEVGTADYLVGVLSDTIPQFIVPALIFILGALISFATGTAYGTMSILMPLAIPLAWAVSTGDMNFTIVCTSGVLTGAIFGDHCSPISDTTILSSMGTSCNHIDHVQTQIYYAIFVACVAIFIGYIPAGLGIPWYISLVVGVIVMYIGLKILGEKVDFDEVEEASS; encoded by the coding sequence ATGAATGACAAAATGAAATTAGGTTTAATTGCAGCTGTTTCAATTATAGCCCTTTTTGTTTTATCCTTATGGATTTCCACAACACCAGCGGATGCTGACAATTCAGTAAGATTTGGTATCTTAACTTTACTGCCACCTCTTATTGCTATTGCATTAGCATTCATTACTAAAGAAACAATTCTCTCATTGTTTATTGGTGTATTCGTTGGGGAATTCATGTTGTGTGCAAATGATTTAAACATTATTTCTACAGCAATCAACGCATTCCTGCAAATGGGTTCACAAATCATCTCTTGTATGGCTGACCCATGGAACGCAGGTATTATCCTTCAATGTTTGCTTATTGGAGGTATAATCCAATTGGTAACAAAAATGGGTGGAGCAAAAGCTCTTGCAGATGCATTCGCTAAAAGAGCAGACACTCCAAGAAAAGCTCAATTATTCACTTGGTTTTTAGGATTATGTGTATTTTTTGATGACTACGCTAACTCCTTAATCGTTGGTCCAATCATGAGACCAGTAATGGACAAACTTAAAGTATCTAGAGAAAAACTAGCATTTGTAGTAGACGCAACTGCAGCACCTGTAGCGGGTATTGCAATTATTTCTACTTGGATTGGTTTGGAAATCAGTTTAATTGCAGCAGGTTTCGAATCTGTTGGAGTAACCAATGTAACTGGTTTCGGAATATTCTTACAGACCATCCCTTACAGGTTCTACAACATTTTCATTTTACTTTTCATTGTAATTTCAGCAATTACATTATATGAATTCGGTCCGATGAAAAAAGCAGAACAAAATGCACGTGCTAGAAAAGAAGACGAAGAAATCATTGTTCCTGAAGCTCCTGGTTTTGATGAAGTCAAACCGGTTGAAGGAATCAAATTATCAGTATGGAACGCTATCATTCCAATCGGAACATTAATTGTAGGTGCATTAATAGCATTCTACTGGAGTGGATACACCACCATTTTAGGTGGAGAAGATCAAGCACTCATTACCTTAATGAAAACAGCTCCATTATCATTTGATGGTATTTTCCAAGCATTATCCCAATCTGATGCATCCGTTGCATTGTTCCAGGCAGCACTTCTTGCTTCCATTGTTGCAATCGTTATGGCTGTCGGTGAAAAAATACTCACTATTGAAGATGCAATATCAGAATGGATTGGTGGTATGAAAACCATCGTTATCACCGGTGTAATCTTGCTTCTCGCATGGTCTTTAGGAGGAGTAATCGGTGAAGTTGGAACTGCTGATTATCTGGTTGGTGTTTTAAGTGACACTATACCACAATTTATCGTTCCTGCATTAATCTTTATCTTAGGTGCTTTAATTTCATTTGCAACAGGTACCGCTTACGGTACCATGAGTATCTTAATGCCTTTAGCAATTCCTCTTGCATGGGCAGTAAGTACCGGTGACATGAACTTTACAATTGTATGTACCAGTGGTGTATTGACAGGTGCTATTTTCGGAGATCACTGTTCACCGATTTCAGATACTACAATTCTCTCATCAATGGGTACCAGCTGTAACCATATTGACCACGTACAAACACAAATCTACTATGCAATCTTTGTAGCTTGTGTGGCAATATTTATCGGTTACATCCCAGCAGGATTAGGTATCCCATGGTACATTTCCCTTGTTGTAGGTGTAATTGTAATGTACATTGGACTTAAGATTTTAGGTGAAAAAGTAGACTTTGATGAAGTTGAGGAAGCCTCCTCATAA
- a CDS encoding class I SAM-dependent methyltransferase produces MGIFDNMRKPKGKLGNIQLKSMNKEHTPVSLWGLKHLNINPDDIILDIGCGGGININRMAKEAKKVYGVDYSVESVNLSREVNQDYIGEGKVEVLEGNVKNLPFEDNSFDIVTAFETVYFWPDIEKSFGEVKRVLKPGGIFLIGMESNGSDNMVMKISEKLIDMTVYNDEELKSYLQNNGYSEITVYLRDAKNNEEIVKSDGGVKRIPDDYDHISFSDKFVQWMTITARK; encoded by the coding sequence ATGGGAATATTTGACAATATGAGAAAACCAAAAGGAAAACTAGGCAATATTCAACTTAAATCAATGAACAAAGAACACACTCCGGTATCATTATGGGGTTTAAAACACTTGAATATCAATCCGGATGACATAATACTGGATATTGGCTGTGGAGGTGGAATTAACATCAACCGCATGGCAAAGGAAGCCAAAAAGGTATATGGTGTAGATTATAGTGTTGAAAGTGTAAACCTGTCACGTGAAGTAAATCAGGATTATATCGGTGAGGGAAAAGTGGAAGTGCTTGAAGGAAATGTCAAGAATTTACCGTTCGAAGACAATAGCTTTGACATAGTTACAGCATTTGAGACAGTATATTTCTGGCCGGACATTGAAAAATCATTCGGGGAAGTAAAAAGAGTATTGAAACCTGGTGGAATATTCCTGATAGGTATGGAATCCAACGGATCCGATAACATGGTGATGAAAATATCAGAAAAGCTGATTGACATGACTGTTTATAATGATGAGGAATTGAAATCTTATTTACAAAATAATGGCTATTCAGAAATTACAGTGTATTTAAGAGATGCAAAAAACAATGAAGAGATTGTCAAATCAGATGGTGGAGTTAAAAGAATTCCCGATGATTATGACCATATTTCCTTTTCAGATAAGTTTGTACAATGGATGACAATTACTGCCAGAAAGTGA
- a CDS encoding ATP-binding protein — translation MGLGSLFKRKKDKQEVIEECHIDINTNDCDGCEKCSIACPNNVLIVVDDSCSVRDAQVCKSCRVCVAICPNDCITVN, via the coding sequence ATGGGTTTAGGTTCACTTTTTAAAAGAAAAAAAGACAAACAAGAAGTTATTGAAGAATGCCATATTGACATCAATACAAATGATTGTGACGGCTGTGAAAAATGTTCAATTGCATGTCCAAACAATGTTTTGATTGTTGTTGATGACAGCTGCTCAGTTCGTGACGCTCAGGTCTGTAAAAGCTGCAGGGTATGTGTAGCAATCTGTCCTAATGACTGCATTACAGTTAACTGA
- a CDS encoding right-handed parallel beta-helix repeat-containing protein, giving the protein MNFTSASDDFESIVQNHDDISLESVTIDETPIVDAPESEGNFTELKNEIGTNSEVSLEKNYVYVEGDVVSGIVLSNSVTIDGKGHTIDAKNIARILIIKGDNSPHIVLNNITFVNANTTGAGGVINLDTTNTVNLSIINCKFINNSAGKSGGAVYLKFNGEVNIENNYFINNSGVGCGALYANNLIKSFYNNYFINNCAINNAGAAQVGANTIVNKSTFINNSAKRNGGALYIGENKIKVYDSTFEGNTADHGGAIYSSSEKFEVNNCIFERNSATCIQSTNKETNNGGGAIFASGKNTKIINSKYNNNNATDSVGGAILITNSGTVSGSSFNNNLARYGGAVMVNGNDGNVIRCNFTDNKVKDITPLSQKDGPKGAGVYVHGNNVQISDCHFEKNTVIWDSSSQDHLGGGIYVTGNKAVISNSQFDLNNATYGGGIYVNDACQDVIIDKCNFTKNYAQNSGATGAAISSVGSNPTISNCIFTNNTSKSNAGALYIDLRNSNLAQSGKNTAHVYNCNFTGNSASKGAGGAIHLRDRNSKRFYVFIDNCLFNDNVAHKGGGISVNGLANISNCKFDGNNASFGSAILLSDKIGDNRLYNTLYLSNSVFGKNRADSSSLTVDVDKKLSYYPSNVTVKIVFAGWDNIANAIWNEKDTTWVFISNITYDAYVNGKLDTVTTPVGFVNPVDGADKTNAQDVLSQSSPISSELLGAFISQGENFKIWQDARENAQLLNVKIVNKETGNVVFEKQGVLTDICGDFPKLMQSLKPGNYTVTAEHEWDEYYTDAHATNDFEIIDLPIHKNTEDTEVDVGENVTYTITVENPANGHALTDIIVSENAPNGFVLLDYTSSWAKDGNKFYYSDILNPGSSVTLTLIYKATKVGTFKNTVHVSTNETLEKEVNSTNTTVHNPSIKVTKTVDESPIFVSEKASFVIEVENNGTRAVNNVYVIENFNSKLIYDSFSKIKGEWEFSNADGKYTFILQSLDVGEKASFRVFFNTNKAGTFENNVSAAFEEHAPVNASDKVKVEKIPTHISVDNITTKPGAKIDVHIRVTSDDGVPFNGNVTITFPDGTTQTVVIVNGKGTAKWNVPKDYKPGKYPDTVKFSGDDKYLPSQGTGTITIPKVPVDITVGNVSGKPGDKVTIPIKVVPEDGSKFTGKVTVKLPDGTKKVVKIVNGKGSVDWTIPKNYKGDYKVYVSFGGNDYYYASNGTGNVHVIVDEHVKVSAKVHKSNLESHPTGNPILVLLLVLSALVCIKRKH; this is encoded by the coding sequence TTGAATTTCACAAGTGCTAGTGATGATTTTGAAAGTATTGTTCAAAATCATGATGATATTTCACTTGAAAGTGTTACAATTGATGAGACTCCTATTGTAGATGCTCCTGAAAGTGAAGGCAATTTTACAGAATTAAAAAATGAAATAGGTACCAATAGTGAAGTTTCACTTGAAAAGAATTATGTTTATGTTGAAGGTGATGTTGTATCTGGTATTGTTCTTTCCAATTCAGTAACTATTGATGGAAAAGGTCATACAATTGATGCTAAAAACATTGCAAGAATTTTAATTATTAAAGGAGATAATTCACCACATATTGTTTTAAACAATATTACTTTTGTAAATGCCAATACAACTGGTGCTGGTGGAGTTATAAATCTTGATACTACTAATACCGTAAATCTTTCAATAATTAACTGTAAATTCATTAATAATTCAGCTGGAAAATCTGGCGGTGCAGTTTATTTAAAGTTTAACGGCGAAGTAAACATAGAAAACAATTATTTCATAAATAATTCTGGAGTCGGATGTGGGGCGTTATATGCAAATAATCTTATTAAATCATTCTACAATAATTATTTCATTAATAACTGTGCTATAAATAATGCAGGTGCTGCTCAGGTAGGAGCCAATACAATTGTTAACAAATCTACATTTATAAATAATTCTGCAAAACGAAATGGTGGAGCATTATATATTGGTGAAAATAAAATTAAAGTTTACGATTCAACATTTGAAGGGAATACTGCAGACCATGGTGGTGCAATTTATTCATCATCTGAAAAATTTGAAGTAAATAATTGCATTTTTGAAAGAAATAGTGCAACATGTATTCAATCCACTAACAAAGAAACTAATAATGGTGGAGGAGCAATATTTGCAAGTGGTAAAAACACTAAAATAATAAATTCAAAATACAATAACAATAATGCAACTGATTCCGTCGGTGGTGCAATTTTAATTACAAATTCTGGAACTGTAAGTGGTTCTAGTTTTAATAATAATTTAGCACGTTATGGTGGAGCAGTAATGGTCAATGGTAATGATGGAAATGTTATTAGATGCAATTTTACTGATAATAAAGTAAAGGACATTACTCCATTATCTCAAAAAGACGGTCCTAAAGGTGCGGGTGTATATGTCCACGGTAATAATGTACAAATTTCAGATTGTCATTTTGAAAAAAATACTGTAATATGGGATTCATCTTCACAAGACCATCTTGGTGGAGGAATATATGTTACTGGTAATAAGGCAGTAATCTCAAATTCACAATTTGATTTGAATAATGCTACCTATGGTGGAGGTATTTATGTAAATGATGCTTGTCAAGATGTTATTATTGACAAATGTAATTTCACAAAAAATTATGCTCAAAATAGTGGCGCTACTGGTGCTGCTATATCATCAGTAGGATCAAACCCTACCATTTCCAATTGTATATTTACTAATAATACTTCTAAATCAAATGCAGGAGCATTATATATTGACTTAAGGAATTCAAATCTTGCGCAATCTGGAAAAAATACTGCACATGTATATAACTGTAATTTCACTGGTAATTCTGCATCTAAAGGTGCAGGTGGTGCAATACATTTAAGAGACAGAAATTCTAAAAGGTTCTATGTTTTCATTGATAATTGTTTATTTAATGATAATGTAGCTCATAAAGGTGGAGGAATATCTGTAAATGGTTTAGCAAACATTTCCAATTGTAAATTTGATGGTAACAATGCAAGTTTTGGATCTGCAATTCTTTTATCAGATAAAATTGGTGATAATAGATTATATAATACATTATATTTATCCAACTCAGTATTTGGTAAAAATAGGGCGGATTCATCATCATTAACAGTGGATGTTGATAAGAAATTAAGTTATTATCCAAGCAACGTTACTGTAAAAATAGTATTTGCAGGTTGGGATAATATTGCCAATGCAATTTGGAATGAAAAAGACACTACTTGGGTGTTTATAAGTAATATTACTTATGATGCTTATGTTAATGGTAAATTAGATACTGTAACTACTCCAGTTGGATTTGTAAATCCTGTTGATGGTGCAGATAAAACCAATGCTCAAGATGTATTGAGTCAATCAAGTCCAATTTCTTCAGAATTATTAGGTGCTTTTATATCTCAAGGTGAAAACTTTAAAATTTGGCAAGATGCTCGTGAAAATGCACAATTGTTAAATGTAAAAATTGTTAATAAAGAAACTGGAAATGTTGTTTTTGAAAAGCAAGGTGTATTGACTGACATTTGTGGTGATTTCCCTAAACTAATGCAAAGCCTCAAACCTGGAAATTACACTGTAACCGCAGAACACGAATGGGATGAATACTATACTGATGCACATGCAACAAATGACTTTGAAATCATTGACTTGCCAATTCATAAAAATACTGAAGATACGGAAGTTGATGTTGGTGAAAATGTAACATACACAATAACTGTTGAAAATCCAGCAAACGGTCATGCTTTAACTGATATTATAGTATCTGAGAATGCTCCTAATGGATTTGTATTATTGGATTATACTTCCAGTTGGGCAAAAGACGGCAATAAATTCTATTATTCAGATATATTAAATCCTGGAAGTTCAGTCACTCTTACTTTGATATATAAAGCTACTAAAGTTGGTACCTTCAAAAATACTGTTCATGTTTCTACTAATGAAACTTTAGAAAAAGAAGTTAATTCAACTAACACTACTGTACATAATCCAAGCATTAAAGTAACAAAAACAGTTGATGAAAGTCCAATATTTGTATCTGAAAAGGCCAGTTTTGTTATTGAAGTTGAAAATAACGGAACAAGAGCAGTAAACAATGTATATGTGATAGAAAATTTTAATTCTAAATTAATTTATGATTCATTTTCAAAAATTAAAGGAGAATGGGAATTCAGCAATGCTGATGGAAAATATACATTCATCTTACAATCCTTGGATGTTGGTGAAAAGGCAAGCTTCAGAGTATTCTTCAATACTAATAAAGCAGGTACTTTTGAAAACAACGTTAGTGCAGCATTTGAAGAGCATGCTCCTGTCAATGCAAGTGATAAAGTTAAAGTTGAAAAGATTCCAACCCACATTAGTGTGGATAACATTACAACTAAACCTGGAGCCAAGATTGATGTTCATATTAGAGTCACTTCGGATGATGGTGTTCCATTCAACGGTAATGTAACTATAACATTCCCTGATGGAACTACTCAGACTGTGGTGATTGTTAATGGTAAAGGAACAGCAAAATGGAATGTGCCTAAGGATTACAAACCTGGTAAATACCCAGATACTGTTAAATTCTCAGGTGATGATAAATACTTACCTTCACAGGGTACAGGAACAATAACCATTCCTAAAGTGCCTGTAGATATTACTGTTGGTAATGTATCAGGCAAACCTGGTGATAAAGTAACAATTCCTATTAAAGTTGTACCGGAAGATGGATCTAAATTTACAGGTAAAGTAACTGTTAAATTGCCTGATGGAACTAAAAAAGTTGTTAAAATAGTTAATGGAAAAGGTAGTGTTGATTGGACAATCCCTAAAAATTATAAGGGCGATTATAAAGTGTATGTGTCTTTTGGTGGAAATGATTATTATTATGCTTCCAATGGAACCGGCAATGTTCATGTAATTGTTGATGAACATGTAAAAGTTTCAGCTAAAGTACATAAATCCAATTTAGAAAGTCATCCTACTGGCAATCCTATTTTAGTATTGCTTTTAGTTTTATCAGCATTGGTTTGTATCAAAAGAAAACATTAA
- a CDS encoding PD-(D/E)XK nuclease family protein, whose amino-acid sequence MRLSKSKINTYLKCPLEFKFQYVDEIEAKPNKYMILGSDVHSVAETFADKFGDELENVNIENELLKISNEMDIGYDLENHIENLSIFFKEVFVDGNYKLFSQEEYLHDEVHRFSGICDIILEDENGDLVVIDYKTSNSNTFSKYRRELCYYKLLVENVYEKDVSKVGIFFTKNGRLRLLDVAEEDNKRKFLNSTEINDAIDTFYEVRKEVNNGNFYPKYQFLCRYCTYKKICDEYF is encoded by the coding sequence ATGAGATTATCCAAATCTAAAATTAACACTTATTTGAAATGCCCGCTGGAGTTCAAATTTCAGTATGTTGATGAAATCGAGGCAAAGCCTAACAAATATATGATTTTGGGAAGTGATGTTCATTCTGTAGCAGAAACATTTGCCGATAAGTTCGGAGATGAACTGGAAAATGTCAACATTGAAAATGAACTTTTAAAAATCAGCAATGAGATGGATATAGGCTATGATTTAGAAAACCACATTGAAAACTTAAGCATTTTTTTCAAAGAGGTATTTGTTGACGGCAATTATAAGCTCTTTAGCCAAGAGGAATATCTTCATGATGAAGTCCACCGCTTTTCGGGAATATGCGACATCATTTTAGAGGATGAAAATGGCGATCTTGTAGTAATAGATTATAAAACAAGCAACTCCAATACTTTTTCCAAATATCGCCGTGAACTATGCTATTACAAATTGCTTGTTGAAAATGTATATGAAAAGGATGTTTCCAAGGTTGGAATATTTTTCACCAAGAATGGCCGTCTAAGATTACTTGATGTTGCTGAAGAGGATAATAAACGCAAGTTTTTAAATTCAACTGAGATTAATGATGCCATCGATACTTTCTATGAAGTGAGAAAGGAAGTCAACAACGGCAATTTCTATCCCAAATATCAATTTTTATGCAGATACTGCACTTATAAAAAAATATGTGACGAATATTTCTAA